The following are encoded together in the Juglans microcarpa x Juglans regia isolate MS1-56 chromosome 2D, Jm3101_v1.0, whole genome shotgun sequence genome:
- the LOC121250160 gene encoding zinc finger BED domain-containing protein RICESLEEPER 2-like isoform X1: MDLSDAVIVNSSRLKSVVWNDFDRVKKGDTCVAVCRHCKKKLSGSSTSGTSHLRNHLIRCQRRSNHGIPQYIAAREKKKERTLALANLNLDQEQRKDEMLSLANVRFEQEQHMKDELVNSGTGSFDQRRSQFDLARMIILHGYPLAMVEHFGFRVFVKNMQPLFELVTFSKAEADCIEIYMKEKQKVNEVLDKLPGKISLTAELWAAYGDVEYLCLTAHYIDESWLLKKMVLNFSLVDPSHTEDMRSDVIMTCLMDWDIDRKLFSMTFDSCSTNDNIVFRIRDRLSQNRFLYCNGQFFDVRCVANVINLMVQDALEALSDVTHKIRESIQHLKSTQAMQAKFNEVAEEVKVQSQKSLCLDNSLRWNSTYIMLEVALEYREAFSLLQENDRVYTMCPSDTEWERVSVVTSFLKLFVEVTNVLTKCKSPTANIYFPELCDIHLQLIEWCQNSDQCISSLASKMRNKFEEYWERCSSGLAVAAILDPRFKMKLVEYYYPQIYGSSASERVDDVFHCVKELYNEHSICSPLASHDQGLSWQVGGSSPASRDRLMGFDKYLHETAHSEGMKSDLDKYLEEPLFPRNVDFNILNWWKVHTPRYPILSMMARNVLAVPMSKFTSEFAFNTGGRVLRRNWSSLSPYTVQALVCSQDWIRNELES; the protein is encoded by the coding sequence ATGGATTTGTCAGATGCTGTAATAGTCAATTCTAGCCGTTTGAAATCAGTTGTATGGAATGACTTTGATAGGGTCAAGAAAGGTGATACCTGTGTGGCTGTATGTAGGCATTGTAAAAAGAAACTTAGTGGATCGAGTACAAGCGGAACATCGCATTTGAGGAATCATTTGATCAGGTGCCAGAGAAGATCTAATCATGGCATACCTCAATATATTGCAgcgagggaaaagaaaaaggaaaggacaCTGGCTCTGgcaaatttaaatttggatCAAGAGCAGCGAAAGGATGAAATGCTCAGCCTTGCGAATGTTAGATTTGAGCAAGAGCAACACATGAAAGATGAGCTTGTTAACAGTGGAACGGGTAGCTTTGATCAAAGGCGAAGTCAATTTGATCTTGCTCGCATGATCATTTTACATGGGTATCCATTGGCCATGGTTGAGCATTTTGGATTTAGAGTCTTTGTTAAGAATATGCAGCCACTTTTTGAGCTCGTGACATTTAGTAAAGCTGAGGCtgattgtattgaaatttacatGAAAGAGAAACAGAAGGTGAATGAAGTGTTGGATAAATTGCCTGGAAAAATCAGCCTCACTGCAGAGTTGTGGGCTGCATATGGCGACGTTGAGTACTTGTGTTtgacagcacactacattgatgAATCTTGGCTGTTAAAGAAGATGGTTCTAAATTTTAGTTTGGTTGATCCTTCCCATACTGAAGACATGCGCTCAGATGTTATCATGACATGTTTGATGGATTGGGATATTGACCGCAAGTTGTTTTCCATGACATTTGATAGTTGTTCTACCAACGACAACATTGTCTTTAGAATCAGAGACCGGCTGTCCCAGAACAGATTTCTTTATTGTAACGGTCAATTCTTTGATGTACGCTGTGTGGCAAATGTTATCAATTTGATGGTTCAGGATGCCTTGGAAGCACTATCGGATGTAACCCATAAGATTCGGGAAAGTATTCAACACTTGAAAAGTACGCAAGCAATGCAAGCAAAGTTCAATGAAGTGGCTGAAGAAGTTAAAGTTCAAAGTCAAAAGTCCTTATGTCTAGATAATTCATTGCGATGGAACTCCACGTATATTATGCTTGAAGTGGCTTTGGAATACAGGGAGGCATTCTCTCTTTTGCAAGAAAATGACCGTGTCTACACAATGTGCCCATCTGACACAGAGTGGGAGAGAGTGAGTGTTGTTACTAGTTTCTTGAAGCTCTTTGTTGAGGTTACGAATGTTTTGACAAAGTGCAAGTCTCCAAcagcaaatatatattttcctgaGCTCTGTGATATTCACTTGCAGTTGATTGAATGGTGCCAGAATTCAGATCAGTGTATAAGTTCTTTGGCATCGAAGATGAGAAATAAGTTTGAAGAATATTGGGAGAGATGCAGCTCTGGTTTAGCAGTTGCAGCCATCTTAGATCCTCGATTTAAGATGAAACTGGTAGAGTATTACTATCCACAAATCTATGGTAGCAGTGCTTCAGAACGTGTTGATGATGTCTTTCACTGTGTCAAGGAACTTTACAATGAACATTCAATCTGCTCACCACTAGCTTCTCATGATCAAGGTCTGTCCTGGCAAGTGGGTGGTTCCTCACCTGCTTCAAGGGATAGGCTGATGGGGTTTGACAAATACCTACATGAAACTGCTCATAGTGAAGGCATGAAATCGGATCTAGACAAGTATCTAGAGGAGCCCCTCTTTCCTCGTAATGTAGATTTCAACATACTAAATTGGTGGAAAGTACATACTCCAAGGTATCCTATCTTATCTATGATGGCGCGGAATGTGTTAGCAGTTCCCATGTCCAAATTTACTTCAGAGTTTGCATTCAACACCGGAGGAAGGGTACTCCGCCGAAATTGGAGTTCACTGAGTCCATATACAGTCCAAGCGTTGGTGTGTTCACAAGATTGGATACGGAATGAACTAGaaagttaa
- the LOC121250160 gene encoding zinc finger BED domain-containing protein RICESLEEPER 2-like isoform X2, with amino-acid sequence MDLSDAVIVNSSRLKSVVWNDFDRVKKGDTCVAVCRHCKKKLSGSSTSGTSHLRNHLIRCQRRSNHGIPQYIAAREKKKERTLALANLNLDQEQRKDEMLSLANVRFEQEQHMKDELVNSGTGSFDQRRSQFDLARMIILHGYPLAMVEHFGFRVFVKNMQPLFELVTFSKAEADCIEIYMKEKQKVNEVLDKLPGKISLTAELWAAYGDVEYLCLTAHYIDESWLLKKMVLNFSLVDPSHTEDMRSDVIMTCLMDWDIDRKLFSMTFDSCSTNDNIVFRIRDRLSQNRFLYCNGQFFDVRCVANVINLMVQDALEALSDVTHKIRESIQHLKSTQAMQAKFNEVAEEVKVQSQKSLCLDNSLRWNSTYIMLEVALEYREAFSLLQENDRVYTMCPSDTEWERLIEWCQNSDQCISSLASKMRNKFEEYWERCSSGLAVAAILDPRFKMKLVEYYYPQIYGSSASERVDDVFHCVKELYNEHSICSPLASHDQGLSWQVGGSSPASRDRLMGFDKYLHETAHSEGMKSDLDKYLEEPLFPRNVDFNILNWWKVHTPRYPILSMMARNVLAVPMSKFTSEFAFNTGGRVLRRNWSSLSPYTVQALVCSQDWIRNELES; translated from the exons ATGGATTTGTCAGATGCTGTAATAGTCAATTCTAGCCGTTTGAAATCAGTTGTATGGAATGACTTTGATAGGGTCAAGAAAGGTGATACCTGTGTGGCTGTATGTAGGCATTGTAAAAAGAAACTTAGTGGATCGAGTACAAGCGGAACATCGCATTTGAGGAATCATTTGATCAGGTGCCAGAGAAGATCTAATCATGGCATACCTCAATATATTGCAgcgagggaaaagaaaaaggaaaggacaCTGGCTCTGgcaaatttaaatttggatCAAGAGCAGCGAAAGGATGAAATGCTCAGCCTTGCGAATGTTAGATTTGAGCAAGAGCAACACATGAAAGATGAGCTTGTTAACAGTGGAACGGGTAGCTTTGATCAAAGGCGAAGTCAATTTGATCTTGCTCGCATGATCATTTTACATGGGTATCCATTGGCCATGGTTGAGCATTTTGGATTTAGAGTCTTTGTTAAGAATATGCAGCCACTTTTTGAGCTCGTGACATTTAGTAAAGCTGAGGCtgattgtattgaaatttacatGAAAGAGAAACAGAAGGTGAATGAAGTGTTGGATAAATTGCCTGGAAAAATCAGCCTCACTGCAGAGTTGTGGGCTGCATATGGCGACGTTGAGTACTTGTGTTtgacagcacactacattgatgAATCTTGGCTGTTAAAGAAGATGGTTCTAAATTTTAGTTTGGTTGATCCTTCCCATACTGAAGACATGCGCTCAGATGTTATCATGACATGTTTGATGGATTGGGATATTGACCGCAAGTTGTTTTCCATGACATTTGATAGTTGTTCTACCAACGACAACATTGTCTTTAGAATCAGAGACCGGCTGTCCCAGAACAGATTTCTTTATTGTAACGGTCAATTCTTTGATGTACGCTGTGTGGCAAATGTTATCAATTTGATGGTTCAGGATGCCTTGGAAGCACTATCGGATGTAACCCATAAGATTCGGGAAAGTATTCAACACTTGAAAAGTACGCAAGCAATGCAAGCAAAGTTCAATGAAGTGGCTGAAGAAGTTAAAGTTCAAAGTCAAAAGTCCTTATGTCTAGATAATTCATTGCGATGGAACTCCACGTATATTATGCTTGAAGTGGCTTTGGAATACAGGGAGGCATTCTCTCTTTTGCAAGAAAATGACCGTGTCTACACAATGTGCCCATCTGACACAGAGTGGGAGAGA TTGATTGAATGGTGCCAGAATTCAGATCAGTGTATAAGTTCTTTGGCATCGAAGATGAGAAATAAGTTTGAAGAATATTGGGAGAGATGCAGCTCTGGTTTAGCAGTTGCAGCCATCTTAGATCCTCGATTTAAGATGAAACTGGTAGAGTATTACTATCCACAAATCTATGGTAGCAGTGCTTCAGAACGTGTTGATGATGTCTTTCACTGTGTCAAGGAACTTTACAATGAACATTCAATCTGCTCACCACTAGCTTCTCATGATCAAGGTCTGTCCTGGCAAGTGGGTGGTTCCTCACCTGCTTCAAGGGATAGGCTGATGGGGTTTGACAAATACCTACATGAAACTGCTCATAGTGAAGGCATGAAATCGGATCTAGACAAGTATCTAGAGGAGCCCCTCTTTCCTCGTAATGTAGATTTCAACATACTAAATTGGTGGAAAGTACATACTCCAAGGTATCCTATCTTATCTATGATGGCGCGGAATGTGTTAGCAGTTCCCATGTCCAAATTTACTTCAGAGTTTGCATTCAACACCGGAGGAAGGGTACTCCGCCGAAATTGGAGTTCACTGAGTCCATATACAGTCCAAGCGTTGGTGTGTTCACAAGATTGGATACGGAATGAACTAGaaagttaa